A region of the Myripristis murdjan chromosome 10, fMyrMur1.1, whole genome shotgun sequence genome:
cagacaaacaaacacacgacAGTCAGCCAACTCCCTCCCATCTGACCTTATGTAGGAGGCCTGATCCTTGAAGAGGTCACACAGAGGGTTCCCTTCCAGCCACAGCTCCACCAGCTTCAGGCCTTTCACTTTGTCCAGCTCCCGGTCCGACTTCAGCTacaagacacaaagacacaggagTGAGAGGAACTCTCAAGGGTGAAGGGCTGGAAATTGTGGCTGCCTGTCAGACTTTCTCACCTCATTGTGGGACAAGTTCAGGGTCTTCAGGTGGGGTACCTTGCTGACCAGTTCAGACAGTTCATCCAATTTTTGAATTCGGTTGTTGCTCATGTTCAAGCAAAAAAGCTGTGTCAAGAAGGAGGAGAATTAAACAAATTCAGATTGAATAATCTGACAAACAGAATGCAACTAGGGTGTGCACAAACTAGGGTTGCAAAATACTGGATAAAAATTACATTGCAATATCTTGTTTCTACAATACAGAttgcaatatgaaaaatatacagGAAATTCCACCAGATGCATACAGTGTTATTTGTGAATAGATATAACATTAACAATCATAGTTTTAATCACTTATGTACTTTAAGAATCTATCCCCTATGAATATGCTATGAATATTGtcttttgttattatgtgatgTTCTTTTTGTATAATGTcatgtaattataattatgtaATTACATGATGCTCTGTTTTGTATGTCATGTTAAATGTATAATGTCATGTTATATGTTTGTAAATGGAGCTACCAAAGTGCAAGACAAATTTCAGACTAGTctgacaataaagtgaaaagtgaaagtgaaagtgaacaaAACATCCCCCAAACTTCTGCCACACTTAATTCAGCTCTGCGCCATCCCTCCAGAAATAACCTTGGTCTCCTCCACTTTTGCTTTCACATATGTGACTGACAACCTTAACAGGCAGAACTAATTTACAGATTGTGGTTGGTGACTAGTTAAGCTTTAGTTGTTTGATTCACTGCAGCCCTTCACCAGAGCAGTGAGCTGATCACTGTACATGCAGAGCCTACTGTCACTCGCAACAAGCTCTGTGTATCCAAGAATTCTTAAATCAGACTAATATATGTTATACCAGAAAGACTGTTCTTGTAGATTAGTCTTGGAAAATGAGGACCTTGCgagttttccttttgtatcaAGCAGCAAAACAGTTGTAGCATGAAGTGTTTGAGTTAATACTTGACATTGTATATCCTCCAATGTGACTACTGCACATGCGCACATTGCAATGCCAAAGCTGAAATGATATATTGTGCAACCCCAGCAcatactaataaaaaaaaatgtttcactctACGTGTTCAATAACACGTAGAATGTCTTGTTGTTTTAAGTTCATAATTAAGACATTACCTCTGGAATGTTTTCTTCAATGATCTTAATGACAGCATCCATGCTGGTCTTCCTATTTAAGATGACCTCAATGTTCTGGGACACCAGGTCtgtcacacaaaatgcattcaaGGTCAGGTTCCAACACAAATTGAACAATCAAGATAACTCAAATATGCTTAATTCTAACCGGAATTTAAACCATTTTCAttgacaataaaatgacaagGAAGTATCAAATCCATTAATCTACAAATAGAAACATTTACAAACATAGCTGAGAGAACTTTGCCAGAAATTGTCCTCTGACCGAAACGCAGCCAAACTGCTTTTCTATTATGCCTGAACATTCCAGTCTGATTCAAAGACCAGAAGTTATTGCTGAAAATCCTCATTCTCTACAAAGCATGTCACACATTGGGCAGTGTCACAGCTACAGCATGTGACAGTAAAAGCTTGTTTGGCCAGTTTCTTCTTTTGAAAGACTCGCAACACTATTCATCTGGTATCTTTCACAAGAGGATAGAGGTAAAGTTGCTCTGTTGAGGACAATCACTAAGATCCACCAATGTATGTGGTAATAGTGATAATGACATTGCTGAATCTTCTTAGGCAGAAAGCCAACAGTGAGCAGCTGACAACCACAACTTCAAATTAGACACCATCACACTTTAGCTTGGCAATATTTGATGTTTTACTACAACTAACTTTACGCTGTTATAAAATCAACAAAGTTTGCAATTACAAAGGGAACAGGAAGCATTGTATGGCTCTAGTGCCTCATATCACAGGTGCTTTTTAGTGGGCAGGTACAAGTCTatttagaaacaaaatcctggaagtcTTGCTTAATATTAATCTTTAAGTGATGCAGGCAACCATGGAAAAAACTAAGGCACTCTGTCAATTTAaattttcagttcaattttatttatttatatagcccagaatcacaaattacaaatttgtctcaaagggctttacagaaaacacaacatcctctgtccttggaccctcacATGAGGAACTCCTccctaaaaaaaccctttaacagggagaaaaatgggaagaaacctcaggggagcaacagaggagggatccctccccaggacggacagacgtgcaatggatgttgtaaGCACAGAAGACTTTGATTGAAGTTTATCAATGCATATCAATTCTCAGAAGACAGAGCTGATTTGTGTCGGTCTGCTTAGTTGCCTTGCTcaaagaataaataattattcTGCTTCATTCAAAGGCAGAGTGCCTTTTATTTGCATGGTTGTCTACAACaaagttttgtgttttaacTCTATAGGTAACAAATACTGTCATCCTGGAACACCTGTCAGGTGCTGCAACAGAATATGATATTACCTGGGTCTGTTCGGATGTTGTTCATATCAAGTGCTTGCTGGGAACCATCAAAACGCTTTGCCATGCATTGctgtgaaagacagaaaacagaaacctTAATGTGCTTGATCAGGGCAGCGCAAACATaccaaaaataagaaatcaacatgagaaatgaatgaatggcagTTCTTTTGCAAGAATTTAATGTAGTAAATTCAAGatgattgaaaaaaatgtcCCCTGGCTCACCTTCAGGTGCTCTATGTGTTCAGGCTTCAGgtcagaaaggaggaaggagggcgGAGAGCTGGAGTTGATGTGTACTTCCACCTTAAGGAGACGAGCATTGGACGGTATAAGAGCAAGTCAGCCTGTCATCCATTCACGTAAAGCTAATGTATAAATCTAGTTACAGAGTAGCTTAATGACACACATGCTTTCAGTTTTTGATTAAGTGTGACTCCTGATGACTATCAGTGGCGCAGAGTAGGCATGGTTGCAAATGAataccatgagtctatacattaaCAGACTGACACCACACCAGAGGAGTCACTGTGGCATCACTAGTCAGCTTTCATGTATCTCACAAACATACCTTGTAACCGTCTATGTCTGTGATCTTGTGTGAACATTTGTGCAGAGCATTGGCGGCAGAAGAATCATCCACATAAAAATGGGCCCGGTGGCCATCAACATGGTACtgacagacaggggagagatCGAGAGAGAAGAAACATTAAGATTAAGAGTTAACTATAGCTAGAATGTAGCAAAGTGCTACATTCCACTGCTTCATAGAAATAGTTAAAAACGCCAGCGTAAAAACAGTTACATCACATAAAACATCCTAAAAAATGTGGACTACATTTAACATTAACACAGGCAATTTaaccacacacaaaaagatTGAGCAATTTAAAGCACAAGAAAAGTGCTgaatactaaaataaataacaataatatgtataaagatattattcactgaaaaacacccTGTCCTTTAGATTTGTTACAAATACCAACAGCTGGTCAGGTTTCTGATATGTCTTAAGGGGGGCTGCAAGGTGCTGATACatccacagcaaaacaacataAGGACCAACCAGTTTCTTCCTTGTTGGAACTCAAAGTACTTTGAAGACATTTAACTTCTGGCAATTatttaaatacacacagcagagtTGCAACTCACCTGTACTGGTGTGTAGGGTACTGCACAGATGTTCTGGAGAGCTGTCAATAACCATTTCTTATCATATTTTCTTCCATGTGGTATCTGTCAAACAGTTAAGACAATAGTGTATAAACTCCCTTGAGGATATTCAAAGATGACATAAAGGTGAActacagcagctctgactgaATACCAACCGTTATTTTGTACCAGCCGGATCggttttttcctcctccaccaccgctccctcctccacctcggTCTCCTCCTTTATAGCCACCGCCTCTCCCACCTccgcctcctctgcctcctcgtCTGTCTCTGTCAAAACGTCCGTCTCCTCTCCGATAAGGTCTCCCATAGGGGTTGCTGAGGAGAGAACAAGGGTCTTTAAGCACATGAGGATAGAAAGCCAGTGCACAGGCCAAATCACCCTTCTTGGATAACTACTGTACATAATATAACTGTTTCATCAACAGATAAGTCATGCAGCCTGTGGCGATATGAAACATGACACTGTGCTAAGATTCTTCTATTCAGATGATTGATACGATCTGCATATACATGGTTCACATGCACATGGCCACACACCATATTCTATAATGACAGTATTTTGTGGGCATCTTGATGATTACTACTTAAATATCCAGGATTTACATTCTGGTCCATGTCTTTTGCTACTGTATATTAACAAATTTGAAAGAAAGGAtataattgattttaaaaagatGTATTTAACTTGGTTATCAAgcttaactgatttttttttcattcttgcaCTTTTGTTAGAAATTAAAGTCCCCATTAAATggcctcacatgacttctatgTCCTGTATAACAGAGTAGCTTAAATGTAAATTagaatttcaaccaataaaacttGAGGAAATAttaacatcctctctcatccacctatcccttCAAAAAAAATTGGGTTTCTCTCCaaaactgatatcctgttggtttgcacttgtgaaagATCCTTCCCCGCACTATATcctgcccaaacatcctgtttccaCAGGAACTGCATAAAATCGGtcaagtaagagtccattttaTGGGGTCTTTAACAAGGTGATAAAACACACTTAACCCAACATTGTTGAGTCAGTCACACTCACAATCTGCGCTGGGAGCCACTGTCGTGGGGGCTGTCAGACATTGTTACATCACCATCATTGTCTTCAAGCCTGGACCGGGGTCCAGCACCCCCAAAGCCTCCCGCATGGCCTCCCTTTTGGCGATCTCTGCGGGACCCATCGTTGTATCGAGCCCTGTGTGAGCCTCGGCCTTTACGGTTGCGGTAATGCGGTCCAGTCCTGTCGTCGTGCTCTGAGAGAGGAAACATTAAGTatatcagtgtgtttacagGAATATGCTGAATAGATTGACTGTGAATGaacacagcaatgtctctttaatcaaatgaataaaatatttgatGTATACAGCAAATATTATGCCCCTTTAATCATTTGGATGTACACATGGGAAATAAGCTTTTGCCATTGTTATCTTACCTTCTCTAAAATTACTGTAGCTTACATCTACTTTGTCTAAGGGCTTCAATCAACTTACTTTAAGAAAGCCCTATAATCTTACACAGAGTCCAAAACATGTTACAGGACCTAATCATGTGCTAAAACTGAACATTACAATGCTCAGGGAAGTCTGTCTTGATTTCACAATGCACCATTTGGTGACAAAAAACGTGACATTTCTGTTAAATAACACACTGGAATCCCATGACAGCCAAAGATTGCATTTGTTTACCTCCTATCTGTATGCAACCATTGCTTCTGACCTCTCTCGTCACCAAAAACTGCCCTTGGTCTAAAGGGGAAAAAGGGAACATGTTGTAAAAGGGGAACTGTAGAGCTTGGGAAAAAAGGTCCTTACCGTTGTAGTAGTGCCCGCCATCCGCCATATTCCTGGGAACAGTAATTAGTTCGACAAAATCCTGGATGTGAAGTGAGATTTGCAGAGCCCGTATTGTCTCTGTcacaatacacaaaaacaaagatgcgGTAGACGTTTCAGCATCCCCTTATATGAGCTCTGAACAAGGAAAACAATTGTCCTTACGCCGAAGCCAGCAACTGGTTAGCTTCTCTCCGTTAGCACTAAACACTGTGCGTAGCCGTGAAGCCTGCGGAACAGCACCTTGAGAGCACGCTTTCACTTCCGGGACACAAAAGCTGCGCCAACTTTAAAGCACATTAACAAGGTTACATTTGCTGTTGCGCTACTTCCATGTCGCATCCGACGTCTAATTATGAAGAACACTAAACACAACCTAGAAACTAAAAGGGCAAGTTATCATAGGGAATCTTGCAGCTGTATGTCCCTTGCTGTCCGTTAATAAGCACATTCACTGTGCTTAAAAAcatgtggaaaaatatgtttacaGCCAGCTCCTGAAAGTGGGAAATAAGTCATTTTGGAGAGCACGCTGATGCACTAACTTGCCGGTGATCGGCTGACAGAACCTGGAGATCGAAATGATACACAACTAAGTTGTTGCCCCTCACCTAACCTGCAGGCTCATTTATAATCCACTTTCATACGAAACCTGATACGCCCGTTTAAAACGTTGTAAACATCCCTGCCCACGTTTCCAGGCGTCCTTTGCGCTGGCATGGATGTTCAGTAacaaatccactagagggcagcgcagagtTACCAGAGTCTGACAACACAAAGCATTGTGTCAGTGGAGGTCATTATGACGGACCTGCGACGAAGAGGCAGAGGTGTTCTAGATTCTAGACGGCGGTCGTCTGTGAAGTCACTGAATACACCGCGGCAGGAGGACGGAGATTTTTGTTTCTGATATTACCAATGCGAGACTGACTTCTTCGTGTCTCTCTTGAACTGTTGGATACACTGCCCCCTGCGACTTGCGGCGGTACTGCTCCGTTTCGTCCGTATCTGCAAGCTTCCTGAAAACGTGCAGAAATACGGACGAAATGAACGCAGACAGCACACTCTATCCGCCTCAGTGTCCGTACTTAACGTTGAGCATAAATTAGCCTTTAATGTCTAATGATCAACATGGGAAATGCATAGCCCAAACTCTGCTAACCCTTGGTGAGTGGCACACGGGATAACGTAATGACAGTAGTCTCCCCCACACGCTTGCCCGCCTATgcttttgacctttaattacagCATCCCCATCAAACTACTCAGTGCAATTTTATGGATTTTTGATTCTCGCCCATGACAAATACCCCAgcttttttgttatgtttcagTGTATATAAAATTGTAATTTCTTGATCATTCAATTTTGAGATGTTACTCCATTATCTGTAGATTGCGGCGtaatatttgcatgtttttatagAATGTGGCCCAATTTGAATGGGAAATCTGCTTCCACCACAAATGTTAGCCTCTCAATCAAGTCCTTAATAGAATCATACACAAACAAGGCATATCACGTTTGGTACATTTTGTGAAGTGACCAAtggttcattaa
Encoded here:
- the nxf1a gene encoding nuclear RNA export factor 1 isoform X4 yields the protein MADGGHYYNEHDDRTGPHYRNRKGRGSHRARYNDGSRRDRQKGGHAGGFGGAGPRSRLEDNDGDVTMSDSPHDSGSQRRFNPYGRPYRRGDGRFDRDRRGGRGGGGGRGGGYKGGDRGGGGSGGGGGKNRSGWYKITIPHGRKYDKKWLLTALQNICAVPYTPVQYHVDGHRAHFYVDDSSAANALHKCSHKITDIDGYKVEVHINSSSPPSFLLSDLKPEHIEHLKQCMAKRFDGSQQALDMNNIRTDPDLVSQNIEVILNRKTSMDAVIKIIEENIPELFCLNMSNNRIQKLDELSELVSKVPHLKTLNLSHNELKSDRELDKVKGLKLVELWLEGNPLCDLFKDQASYISAVRQRFPRLLKLDGHDLPPPIGFDVEAPTAIPPCKGSCFVSDEIKALILRFLQQYYSIYDSGDRQPLLDAYHDGASLSLLTPFSNQNPSRIGVGEYHKDSRNLKRIKDSTMRFRLLKHTRLNVVAFLNELPKTQHDIASFTVDVNIYTNTLLSFTVSGIFKEVDGKSRDSTMAFSRVFVTVPAGNSGLCIVNDQLFIRMATTEEIRRAFVAPAPTPSSSPVPTLTAPQQEMLTAFSQMSGMNLEWSQKCLQDNGWDFNSAAQVFTQLKTEGKIPDVAFIK
- the nxf1a gene encoding nuclear RNA export factor 1 isoform X1, with product MSLQVSWRSFCVPEVKACSQGAVPQASRLRTVFSANGEKLTSCWLRQTIRALQISLHIQDFVELITVPRNMADGGHYYNEHDDRTGPHYRNRKGRGSHRARYNDGSRRDRQKGGHAGGFGGAGPRSRLEDNDGDVTMSDSPHDSGSQRRFNPYGRPYRRGDGRFDRDRRGGRGGGGGRGGGYKGGDRGGGGSGGGGGKNRSGWYKITIPHGRKYDKKWLLTALQNICAVPYTPVQYHVDGHRAHFYVDDSSAANALHKCSHKITDIDGYKVEVHINSSSPPSFLLSDLKPEHIEHLKQCMAKRFDGSQQALDMNNIRTDPDLVSQNIEVILNRKTSMDAVIKIIEENIPELFCLNMSNNRIQKLDELSELVSKVPHLKTLNLSHNELKSDRELDKVKGLKLVELWLEGNPLCDLFKDQASYISAVRQRFPRLLKLDGHDLPPPIGFDVEAPTAIPPCKGSCFVSDEIKALILRFLQQYYSIYDSGDRQPLLDAYHDGASLSLLTPFSNQNPSRIGVGEYHKDSRNLKRIKDSTMRFRLLKHTRLNVVAFLNELPKTQHDIASFTVDVNIYTNTLLSFTVSGIFKEVDGKSRDSTMAFSRVFVTVPAGNSGLCIVNDQLFIRMATTEEIRRAFVAPAPTPSSSPVPTLTAPQQEMLTAFSQMSGMNLEWSQKCLQDNGWDFNSAAQVFTQLKTEGKIPDVAFIK
- the nxf1a gene encoding nuclear RNA export factor 1 isoform X2: MAFCRRRYTNLAVVTRVLNQETIRALQISLHIQDFVELITVPRNMADGGHYYNEHDDRTGPHYRNRKGRGSHRARYNDGSRRDRQKGGHAGGFGGAGPRSRLEDNDGDVTMSDSPHDSGSQRRFNPYGRPYRRGDGRFDRDRRGGRGGGGGRGGGYKGGDRGGGGSGGGGGKNRSGWYKITIPHGRKYDKKWLLTALQNICAVPYTPVQYHVDGHRAHFYVDDSSAANALHKCSHKITDIDGYKVEVHINSSSPPSFLLSDLKPEHIEHLKQCMAKRFDGSQQALDMNNIRTDPDLVSQNIEVILNRKTSMDAVIKIIEENIPELFCLNMSNNRIQKLDELSELVSKVPHLKTLNLSHNELKSDRELDKVKGLKLVELWLEGNPLCDLFKDQASYISAVRQRFPRLLKLDGHDLPPPIGFDVEAPTAIPPCKGSCFVSDEIKALILRFLQQYYSIYDSGDRQPLLDAYHDGASLSLLTPFSNQNPSRIGVGEYHKDSRNLKRIKDSTMRFRLLKHTRLNVVAFLNELPKTQHDIASFTVDVNIYTNTLLSFTVSGIFKEVDGKSRDSTMAFSRVFVTVPAGNSGLCIVNDQLFIRMATTEEIRRAFVAPAPTPSSSPVPTLTAPQQEMLTAFSQMSGMNLEWSQKCLQDNGWDFNSAAQVFTQLKTEGKIPDVAFIK
- the nxf1a gene encoding nuclear RNA export factor 1 isoform X3, translated to MAFCRRRYTNLAVVTRVLNQDQGQFLVTREVRSNGCIQIGEHDDRTGPHYRNRKGRGSHRARYNDGSRRDRQKGGHAGGFGGAGPRSRLEDNDGDVTMSDSPHDSGSQRRFNPYGRPYRRGDGRFDRDRRGGRGGGGGRGGGYKGGDRGGGGSGGGGGKNRSGWYKITIPHGRKYDKKWLLTALQNICAVPYTPVQYHVDGHRAHFYVDDSSAANALHKCSHKITDIDGYKVEVHINSSSPPSFLLSDLKPEHIEHLKQCMAKRFDGSQQALDMNNIRTDPDLVSQNIEVILNRKTSMDAVIKIIEENIPELFCLNMSNNRIQKLDELSELVSKVPHLKTLNLSHNELKSDRELDKVKGLKLVELWLEGNPLCDLFKDQASYISAVRQRFPRLLKLDGHDLPPPIGFDVEAPTAIPPCKGSCFVSDEIKALILRFLQQYYSIYDSGDRQPLLDAYHDGASLSLLTPFSNQNPSRIGVGEYHKDSRNLKRIKDSTMRFRLLKHTRLNVVAFLNELPKTQHDIASFTVDVNIYTNTLLSFTVSGIFKEVDGKSRDSTMAFSRVFVTVPAGNSGLCIVNDQLFIRMATTEEIRRAFVAPAPTPSSSPVPTLTAPQQEMLTAFSQMSGMNLEWSQKCLQDNGWDFNSAAQVFTQLKTEGKIPDVAFIK